From one Magnolia sinica isolate HGM2019 chromosome 18, MsV1, whole genome shotgun sequence genomic stretch:
- the LOC131232582 gene encoding protein CELLULOSE SYNTHASE INTERACTIVE 1-like, translating into MVQESEEIVDTQSAEGCLLRAQELIPAALDKARSVKVFTGRWKIIISKLEQIPACLSDLSSHPCFSKNALCKEQLQAVSKTLVEVIELAERCVEERYGGKLQMQSNLDALSAKLDLNLRDCGLLVKTGVLGEATLPLAVMRSGEMEASRWNIRELLARLQIGHIEAKHRALDSLMDVMKEDEKNVFTALGRSHVSALVQLLSATSLRIREKTASVICLLAESGTCENLLVSEGMLPPLIRLVESGSAVGKEKATISLQRLSMVTETARSIVGHGGVRPLIELCRTGESVSQAAAAGTLKNLSAVPEVRQTLVEEGIIRVTINLLDCGILLGSKEYAAECLQNLTASNDSLRKAVVSEGGIRSLLAYLDGPLPQESAVGALRNLVGSVSVDGLVALGLLPSLVHVLKAGSLGAQQAAASAICRICSSMEMKKMVGEIGCIPLLIGMLQAKMNGAREVAAQAICSLLSVPHNSREVKKDEKSVPSLVQLLDPSPQNTAKKYAVSCLASLSSSKKCKKLMISYGAIGYLKKLAEMDLPGAKKLLEKLERGKLRSLFSRK; encoded by the coding sequence ATGGTCCAAGAATCCGAAGAGATCGTGGACACCCAGTCGGCAGAAGGCTGCTTGTTGCGTGCCCAAGAGCTCATCCCGGCAGCCCTTGATAAGGCCAGGTCTGTAAAGGTATTCACTGGCCGATGGAAGATCATAATTTCCAAATTGGAACAGATCCCAGCATGCTTATCTGATCTGTCTAGCCACCCTTGCTTCTCGAAGAATGCTCTCTGTAAGGAGCAGCTGCAGGCTGTGTCAAAGACACTGGTTGAGGTGATTGAATTAGCGGAGCGGTGTGTGGAGGAAAGGTATGGTGGGAAGCTTCAGATGCAGAGCAACTTGGATGCTCTGTCGGCGAAGCTTGATTTGAACTTGAGGGATTGTGGGCTTCTTGTGAAGACGGGGGTGCTTGGAGAGGCCACTTTGCCTTTGGCAGTCATGCGGTCTGGGGAAATGGAGGCCTCCCGTTGGAATATACGGGAATTGCTTGCTCGGCTTCAGATCGGGCACATTGAGGCAAAGCACCGGGCTCTGGATAGTCTCATGGATGTGATGAAGGAGGATGAGAAGAATGTGTTTACTGCGTTGGGTCGGAGCCATGTGTCAGCTCTTGTGCAATTACTCTCTGCGACTTCTCTGAGGATTCGGGAGAAGACGGCTTCAGTAATTTGCTTGCTTGCGGAGTCAGGGACTTGTGAGAATTTGCTTGTTTCGGAAGGTATGCTTCCTCCTCTGATTAGGCTGGTCGAATCGGGAAGTGCAGTGGGTAAAGAGAAGGCGACGATTTCGCTCCAGAGGTTGTCTATGGTGACCGAGACGGCCCGTTCTATTGTTGGACACGGTGGAGTCCGCCCACTGATTGAGTTATGTCGGACGGGAGAATCTGTTTCTCAGGCAGCAGCTGCAGGTACTCTGAAGAATTTGTCGGCTGTGCCAGAGGTGAGGCAAACGCTGGTCGAAGAAGGAATCATCCGGGTAACAATCAATCTCCTGGACTGTGGGATCTTGTTGGGTTCTAAAGAGTATGCAGCTGAATGCTTACAGAATCTGACGGCCAGCAATGATAGTCTTAGAAAGGCTGTTGTTTCAGAAGGTGGGATCCGGAGCCTCCTTGCGTATCTAGACGGCCCATTGCCCCAAGAATCTGCTGTTGGGGCGTTGCGGAATCTGGTGGGTTCTGTTTCTGTCGATGGTTTGGTTGCACTCGGCCTTCTTCCCAGTTTGGTTCACGTGCTGAAAGCCGGATCTTTGGGCGCTCAGCAAGCTGCTGCATCTGCTATTTGTAGAATTTGCAGTTCCatggaaatgaagaaaatggTTGGCGAGATTGGATGCATTCCACTGCTCATTGGTATGCTCCAGGCCAAAATGAATGGGGCGAGGGAGGTCGCTGCTCAAGCAATCTGTAGCCTGTTGAGCGTTCCACACAACAGTAGAGAAGTTAAGAAGGATGAGAAGAGCGTGCCAAGTCTCGTTCAGCTGCTCGACCCAAGTCCTCAGAATACGGCAAAGAAGTACGCCGTGTCTTGTCTCGCTTCTCTTTCCTCAAGCAAGAAATGCAAAAAGCTGATGATTTCCTATGGTGCAATTGGCTACCTCAAGAAACTGGCTGAGATGGATCTCCCTGGTGCAAAAAAGCTGCTCGAAAAGCTGGAACGAGGGAAGCTGCGGAGCTTGTTTAGCAGGAAATAG